A portion of the Bacillus sp. es.034 genome contains these proteins:
- a CDS encoding solute carrier family 23 protein has protein sequence MNQNQQVVLDVEEVPNIGKWITLSIQHLFAMFGATVLVPFLVGLSPGVALISSGLGTLAYLLITKGRIPAYLGSSFAFIAPILAAKSLGGPEAAMMGSFLAGIVYGIVALLISKLGLKWLIRILPPVVVGPVIMVIGLGLAGTAVNMAMYENPGAEQLVYSNTHFMVALATLGITVICSIYFKGFLGMVPILAGIIGGYVIAVFAGLVDFQQVIDAPFFQMPDFFVPFVDYTPSFSWEIVGIMVPVALVTLAEHTGDQMVLSKVVGRNFIEKPGLHRSILGDGVATVIASFLGGPPNTTYGENIGVLAITRVFSVFVIGGAAVLAIMFGFVGKITALIGSIPSAVMGGVSILLFGIIASSGLRMLIDNKVDLGNKRNLVISSVILVIGVGGAFVKINEQVSLSGMALAAIVGVFLNLVLPGREESEGSNNLFEEEKAKQDVA, from the coding sequence ATGAATCAAAATCAACAAGTTGTGTTAGACGTAGAAGAAGTACCTAATATAGGAAAATGGATTACACTTAGCATACAGCATCTCTTCGCCATGTTCGGGGCAACGGTGCTGGTCCCGTTCCTGGTTGGATTAAGCCCGGGGGTTGCTTTGATCTCAAGCGGACTCGGAACACTTGCCTATCTCCTGATCACGAAGGGGAGAATCCCTGCTTACCTGGGGTCGTCATTCGCCTTCATCGCACCGATCCTGGCTGCAAAGAGCCTCGGAGGACCGGAGGCAGCCATGATGGGAAGCTTCCTCGCAGGAATTGTATACGGAATCGTCGCGCTGCTCATATCAAAGCTTGGATTGAAATGGCTGATCAGGATCCTCCCTCCAGTTGTGGTAGGGCCAGTCATCATGGTGATTGGATTAGGTCTTGCCGGAACGGCCGTCAATATGGCCATGTATGAAAATCCCGGAGCAGAACAATTGGTTTACAGTAACACGCACTTCATGGTGGCTCTTGCCACATTGGGAATCACGGTCATCTGTTCGATTTACTTCAAAGGATTTCTCGGGATGGTCCCGATTCTTGCTGGAATCATCGGAGGATATGTCATCGCGGTTTTCGCAGGGCTGGTGGATTTCCAACAGGTAATCGATGCTCCATTCTTCCAGATGCCTGACTTCTTTGTCCCGTTTGTCGACTACACGCCGAGCTTCTCTTGGGAAATCGTAGGGATCATGGTTCCTGTTGCACTTGTGACCTTGGCAGAACATACAGGGGACCAGATGGTATTAAGTAAAGTCGTAGGACGAAACTTCATTGAAAAGCCGGGTCTTCACCGCTCTATCCTTGGGGACGGGGTAGCGACTGTGATCGCCTCCTTCCTTGGCGGACCGCCAAACACAACGTACGGTGAAAACATCGGGGTGCTTGCCATTACACGGGTGTTCAGCGTCTTTGTCATCGGCGGGGCGGCGGTACTTGCCATCATGTTCGGATTTGTCGGCAAGATAACGGCCTTGATCGGTTCGATCCCATCAGCGGTCATGGGTGGGGTATCCATCCTGCTGTTCGGGATCATCGCGTCAAGTGGACTCCGTATGTTGATCGATAATAAAGTAGACTTAGGGAACAAGCGAAATTTAGTCATCTCGAGTGTCATCCTTGTCATCGGAGTCGGAGGGGCATTCGTAAAGATCAACGAGCAGGTTTCCCTATCGGGGATGGCCCTTGCAGCAATCGTTGGGGTGTTCCTGAACCTTGTCCTGCCGGGCAGGGAAGAAAGTGAAGGAAGTAACAATTTATTCGAAGAAGAGAAAGCTAAACAAGATGTTGCATAA
- the pyrR gene encoding bifunctional pyr operon transcriptional regulator/uracil phosphoribosyltransferase PyrR codes for MTKKATVLDQPAIRRALTRIAHEIIERNKGIEDCILVGIKTRGIYIANRLAERIHAIEGEEIPVGEIDITLYRDDLTTKTEDHEPEVKGSDLPVDITNKKVILVDDVLFTGRTVRAGLDALMDLGRPSQIQLAVLVDRGHRELPIRADFVGKNIPTSSSEKIMVALSEVDQEDIVAIHEKE; via the coding sequence ATGACAAAGAAAGCAACAGTACTGGATCAACCCGCCATTCGAAGGGCGCTCACAAGGATCGCCCATGAAATCATCGAACGAAACAAAGGAATTGAAGATTGCATCCTAGTCGGGATCAAAACAAGGGGCATTTATATCGCCAATCGATTAGCCGAGCGGATCCATGCGATTGAAGGGGAAGAAATTCCCGTCGGAGAAATCGACATCACCCTTTATCGTGATGATTTAACGACGAAAACAGAGGATCACGAACCGGAAGTGAAGGGTTCTGACCTACCGGTTGATATTACAAACAAGAAAGTCATTCTGGTGGATGATGTCCTATTCACTGGAAGAACGGTCCGGGCAGGCTTGGATGCCTTAATGGATCTCGGAAGGCCAAGTCAGATTCAACTTGCTGTGCTGGTCGACCGTGGACATAGGGAATTACCGATACGGGCGGATTTCGTCGGGAAGAATATTCCGACATCAAGTTCTGAAAAAATCATGGTCGCATTATCAGAAGTCGATCAGGAAGACATCGTTGCCATTCACGAAAAAGAATAA
- a CDS encoding RluA family pseudouridine synthase: MEVIQHNILEENQGERIDKVVSQLNKDWSRSQVQQWIKEGHIKVNEEAVKPNFKCPLNAVITVSIPEPEELDVEPEDLNLDIAYEDGDVIVVNKPKGMVVHPAPGHYSGTMVNGLMHHCKDLSGINGVLRPGIVHRIDKDTSGLLMVAKNDMAHEHLVNQLVDKSVTRKYTAIVHGLIPHEYGTIDAPIGRDPKDRQSMAVVDNGKQAVTHFKVLDRYKDFTLVECELETGRTHQIRVHMKYIGFPLAGDPKYGPRKTLSIEGQALHAGVLGFVHPRTEEYMEFHAELPEEFTKLVKHLENNR, from the coding sequence ATGGAAGTAATTCAGCACAACATACTTGAGGAAAACCAGGGAGAACGAATCGATAAGGTCGTAAGCCAGTTGAATAAGGATTGGTCCCGCTCCCAGGTTCAGCAATGGATTAAAGAAGGTCATATTAAAGTAAATGAAGAAGCGGTCAAACCTAACTTCAAATGTCCGTTGAATGCAGTCATCACTGTATCGATTCCGGAACCGGAAGAATTGGATGTAGAGCCGGAAGACCTTAACCTTGATATCGCCTATGAAGATGGGGATGTCATCGTCGTGAATAAGCCGAAAGGGATGGTCGTCCACCCGGCACCGGGTCATTATTCAGGAACGATGGTGAATGGATTGATGCATCACTGTAAGGACCTGTCAGGTATCAATGGCGTGCTGCGACCAGGGATTGTCCACCGTATTGATAAGGATACATCGGGATTGCTGATGGTAGCGAAAAATGACATGGCTCACGAGCATTTGGTGAATCAGCTTGTGGACAAGTCCGTTACAAGAAAATATACTGCCATCGTACATGGCCTGATCCCCCACGAATACGGGACGATCGATGCCCCGATCGGCAGGGATCCCAAAGACCGTCAAAGTATGGCTGTCGTCGATAATGGCAAACAAGCGGTCACACATTTCAAAGTGCTGGACCGATATAAAGATTTCACACTCGTTGAATGTGAATTAGAGACAGGCAGAACCCATCAGATCCGTGTGCATATGAAATACATCGGTTTCCCGCTGGCGGGCGATCCAAAATATGGCCCGCGAAAGACATTGAGCATTGAAGGACAGGCCCTTCATGCCGGTGTGCTTGGGTTTGTTCATCCCAGGACGGAAGAATATATGGAGTTCCATGCGGAGTTACCCGAAGAATTCACGAAATTGGTTAAGCATCTTGAAAATAACCGTTGA
- the lspA gene encoding signal peptidase II produces the protein MYYYLVALVVIGLDQLTKWLVVRRMTEGESISIIDNVFYLTSHRNQGAAWGILQGQMWFFYIITLIVIVGIVYYMQVHAKGHSLFSLSLAFMLGGAIGNFLDRVFRKEVVDFLNTYIFSYDFPIFNIADAALTIGVALLLIYMYLDERKAKKENKNGSNSAQHT, from the coding sequence GTGTATTATTATTTAGTGGCTTTGGTTGTAATTGGACTGGATCAATTAACAAAATGGTTGGTTGTAAGAAGAATGACCGAGGGAGAAAGCATTTCGATCATAGATAATGTTTTTTATCTTACTTCTCATCGGAATCAAGGTGCAGCATGGGGAATACTCCAAGGACAAATGTGGTTTTTTTACATTATTACATTAATAGTGATTGTAGGTATCGTGTATTATATGCAAGTCCATGCAAAAGGACATTCATTGTTTAGTCTGAGTCTTGCTTTCATGCTAGGCGGTGCAATTGGAAACTTTCTTGACCGTGTCTTTAGAAAAGAAGTGGTCGATTTCTTAAATACATACATCTTTTCCTATGATTTCCCGATTTTTAATATTGCCGATGCAGCATTAACCATTGGAGTAGCACTGTTACTGATTTATATGTATTTAGACGAACGAAAAGCAAAGAAGGAGAACAAAAATGGAAGTAATTCAGCACAACATACTTGA
- a CDS encoding D-glycerate dehydrogenase, with protein sequence MKPSIFGTQLFPDSVKNYLESYFDLEMWEQPEDIPQELLFEKINGVEGVLTSGIEINDNFLSKAPKLKAVSNISVGYNNFDTAAMKKKGIIGTHTPGILDETVTDLIFGLMLSTARRITELDSYIRSGKWLGGNDRHMFGLDVHGKTLGIIGLGRIGESIVKKSVSGFNMEVLYHNRNRKPEIEQNLGAHYKEMDDLLAKSDFIIIMTPLTKETFHLIGKKEFELMKDTAILINASRGATVDEQALIHALETKKIYGAGLDVFEQEPIHSTNPLLRLDNVVLTPHIGSATESTRKDMAQLAAENLVAALIHNNPSNVVNELRSIVKT encoded by the coding sequence ATGAAACCTAGTATTTTCGGCACGCAATTATTCCCGGATTCAGTAAAAAATTATTTGGAAAGTTATTTCGACCTTGAGATGTGGGAACAACCAGAGGATATCCCTCAAGAATTATTGTTTGAAAAAATTAATGGAGTTGAAGGGGTATTAACATCAGGTATAGAAATTAATGATAATTTTTTATCTAAAGCACCGAAATTAAAAGCAGTAAGCAATATTTCCGTAGGTTACAATAATTTCGATACTGCGGCTATGAAAAAAAAAGGTATTATCGGTACTCACACACCAGGTATTTTAGATGAGACTGTGACAGATCTAATCTTCGGCTTGATGCTTTCAACAGCTAGGAGAATAACTGAGCTTGATTCTTACATAAGAAGCGGCAAATGGTTAGGCGGAAACGATCGTCACATGTTCGGTCTCGACGTTCATGGAAAAACTCTTGGTATTATTGGTCTAGGTAGAATCGGAGAATCTATTGTGAAGAAATCTGTAAGCGGTTTCAACATGGAAGTTCTTTACCATAATCGAAACCGAAAGCCTGAAATTGAACAAAATCTTGGTGCTCATTATAAGGAAATGGATGATTTATTAGCTAAATCAGACTTTATTATTATTATGACACCATTAACAAAGGAAACCTTTCATTTAATTGGAAAAAAGGAATTTGAATTAATGAAAGATACAGCTATTTTAATTAACGCTTCGAGAGGAGCAACTGTTGATGAACAGGCTTTGATTCATGCCTTAGAAACCAAAAAAATATATGGTGCCGGTCTGGATGTCTTTGAACAAGAACCAATCCATTCTACTAATCCTTTATTGAGGCTAGACAATGTTGTCTTAACTCCTCATATCGGCTCTGCTACTGAAAGTACAAGAAAAGACATGGCTCAGCTTGCAGCTGAAAATTTAGTTGCTGCTTTAATACATAATAATCCTTCTAACGTTGTCAATGAGCTGAGAAGTATTGTAAAAACATAA
- a CDS encoding tripartite tricarboxylate transporter substrate binding protein: MKKSWLICIFMISILLIAGCSSSNGSKEASTEAAEKKVDFPTKPATLIVPYSAGGGTDAVGRAIASAAEEHLGQSIGVVNKTGGGGAVGMSEGANSKPDGYTMTMITAEVTMLPHLGLTPITYKDFKPIAQFNFDPSSLVVPADSPYNTIDDFLNDAKAKPGKIRIGNGGTGAAGHLSAVAMGDAVGAEFSHVPFDGGAPAVTAVLGGHVEAVVVQPPEVLAQVKAGKLKILGIMAKDRLDILPDVPTFKEAGYDFGEIGVWRGVTVPKDTPDEVVAILTDAFTKAAEEPKFKEFMENNGLGLVIKDAKDFEQLMADSHELYGELIPRLGLGKN; encoded by the coding sequence ATGAAAAAGTCATGGTTGATTTGCATATTTATGATTTCAATTCTGCTAATTGCAGGATGCAGCTCATCAAATGGCAGTAAAGAAGCTTCTACAGAAGCAGCAGAAAAAAAGGTGGATTTCCCTACTAAACCTGCAACGCTGATTGTTCCCTATTCAGCTGGAGGCGGAACAGATGCAGTTGGACGAGCTATCGCCAGTGCTGCTGAAGAACACTTAGGTCAATCAATCGGTGTTGTTAATAAAACAGGCGGCGGCGGAGCGGTGGGTATGTCTGAAGGCGCTAACTCTAAACCTGATGGATACACTATGACGATGATTACAGCTGAAGTCACTATGCTTCCGCATTTAGGTTTAACTCCTATCACATACAAGGATTTTAAGCCTATTGCTCAGTTTAATTTTGACCCATCTTCCCTTGTTGTTCCAGCTGATTCTCCTTATAACACAATTGATGATTTCTTAAATGATGCTAAAGCAAAACCAGGAAAAATCCGGATTGGTAATGGCGGAACTGGTGCTGCTGGACATTTATCAGCAGTAGCAATGGGAGATGCAGTTGGGGCTGAATTCAGCCACGTTCCTTTTGATGGAGGTGCTCCTGCAGTAACTGCTGTTCTCGGCGGTCACGTTGAAGCTGTTGTAGTTCAACCGCCAGAAGTACTTGCACAGGTTAAAGCTGGAAAGTTAAAAATTCTTGGAATTATGGCGAAGGATAGACTTGATATTTTACCAGACGTACCTACATTCAAAGAAGCTGGATATGACTTTGGTGAAATTGGGGTCTGGAGAGGTGTTACTGTACCGAAAGATACCCCAGATGAAGTAGTAGCTATTTTAACAGATGCCTTTACGAAGGCTGCAGAAGAGCCGAAGTTTAAAGAGTTCATGGAAAATAACGGACTAGGCTTAGTCATTAAAGACGCAAAAGATTTTGAACAATTAATGGCTGACAGCCACGAATTATATGGGGAATTAATCCCACGCCTCGGTCTTGGGAAAAATTAG
- a CDS encoding tripartite tricarboxylate transporter TctB family protein — protein MKNEKIIGSLICFVIAGLFFVLSLDFPSVGQPKDVGPAFMPKLYAGFLVFFSLILLFQGLKKKLKSTNSEPSYENMVLVACTMILTIGYVFLIPFLGFYLISFIFMALFLKFTRVKSILTILLVPAGSTLFIFIFFQKMLHVPVPTGILFS, from the coding sequence TTGAAAAATGAAAAAATTATTGGGAGTTTAATCTGCTTTGTCATTGCCGGTCTCTTTTTTGTATTAAGTTTGGATTTTCCTTCCGTAGGGCAACCAAAAGATGTTGGTCCTGCTTTTATGCCTAAATTATATGCAGGATTTTTAGTCTTCTTCTCCCTCATTCTTCTATTTCAAGGATTAAAGAAAAAATTAAAAAGTACTAACTCTGAACCATCGTACGAAAATATGGTTTTAGTTGCTTGTACCATGATCTTAACTATTGGATATGTCTTTTTAATCCCATTTCTTGGGTTTTATCTTATCTCTTTCATCTTCATGGCATTATTTTTAAAGTTTACCCGTGTTAAAAGTATCCTGACGATTTTACTTGTACCGGCAGGAAGTACCCTTTTTATTTTTATTTTTTTTCAGAAAATGCTTCATGTCCCGGTACCTACTGGAATACTATTCTCTTAA
- a CDS encoding tripartite tricarboxylate transporter permease: MMDLLLQALPNLLDIKVILILIAGVVVGTAIGSLPGLTATMGVALILPITFGMGAVTGILLLVGVYFGSIYGGSIAAILLNTPGTPASAATAIDGYAMAQRGLAYKALTVSTLSSVIGGVISVIVLILVAPQLAVFALKFSAPESFALAVFGLSIISSIAGRSLIKGFIMCFVGLLIASIGMDPVGGFPRFNFGSTNLMSGANFIAIMIGLFAASQAFQTVEDSLKTSTIIQEIHKVKLKWSEFKSLIVTILRSSGIGTFIGMIPGAGGDISCFVAYGEAKRFARKTDKFGEGEIKGVAAPEAANNATTGGAMIPLLTLGIPGDAVTAVMLGALMVQGLQPGPLLFEQHPDVVYTLFLGMLLANVLILVIGLPAIRLFVKVLSVPKIVIASIILILCVIGSYALGNNMFDVWVMLIAGLVGYFMNKHDYPASPVILALILGPMMESNFRRSLLIGEGDVFIFFTRPISAVLIGLAVITLFTPIIKDQFIKKDSTSNKDSEDRKVI; the protein is encoded by the coding sequence ATGATGGATTTATTATTACAGGCTTTACCAAATCTATTGGATATTAAAGTGATTCTAATTTTGATAGCCGGTGTAGTTGTAGGAACAGCTATCGGGTCGTTACCGGGGTTGACTGCGACAATGGGAGTTGCTCTAATATTGCCTATAACATTCGGAATGGGTGCGGTAACGGGAATCTTGCTACTAGTTGGGGTCTACTTTGGATCGATTTATGGGGGGTCGATTGCTGCCATTTTATTAAACACTCCCGGGACTCCTGCATCAGCTGCTACTGCCATCGACGGCTATGCAATGGCTCAGCGGGGACTTGCCTATAAAGCATTAACGGTTTCAACCTTATCTTCAGTAATAGGTGGAGTTATAAGTGTTATTGTACTTATTTTAGTTGCTCCTCAGCTAGCGGTATTTGCACTAAAGTTTAGCGCTCCTGAATCCTTTGCCTTGGCAGTTTTTGGATTATCAATTATTTCAAGTATTGCAGGACGCTCCCTTATAAAAGGATTCATTATGTGCTTTGTCGGGCTTCTCATAGCTTCGATTGGAATGGATCCAGTTGGAGGGTTTCCAAGGTTTAACTTTGGCTCCACTAACTTAATGAGCGGGGCAAACTTTATTGCCATTATGATTGGTTTGTTCGCCGCCTCCCAAGCATTCCAAACGGTAGAAGATTCACTTAAGACCTCTACAATTATTCAAGAAATTCATAAAGTTAAATTAAAGTGGAGTGAATTTAAATCTTTGATCGTTACAATTTTGAGATCTTCAGGGATTGGAACTTTTATTGGTATGATACCAGGTGCTGGCGGGGATATTTCCTGTTTTGTGGCATATGGTGAGGCAAAAAGATTTGCGAGAAAAACTGATAAGTTTGGTGAAGGAGAAATAAAAGGTGTAGCAGCACCAGAAGCGGCTAATAATGCTACAACTGGCGGGGCTATGATTCCCCTCTTAACTTTGGGTATTCCTGGTGATGCTGTAACGGCAGTCATGCTTGGTGCATTAATGGTTCAGGGATTGCAGCCAGGACCTCTGCTTTTTGAACAGCATCCTGATGTCGTCTATACTTTATTTCTAGGAATGCTGTTAGCAAATGTATTGATTTTAGTCATTGGTTTACCAGCTATTCGTTTGTTTGTAAAAGTCCTGAGCGTTCCTAAAATTGTTATTGCTTCCATTATATTAATCTTGTGTGTAATCGGATCTTACGCGCTGGGTAATAATATGTTTGATGTATGGGTGATGTTAATCGCAGGATTAGTCGGATATTTTATGAATAAACATGACTACCCTGCCTCACCTGTAATCCTTGCTTTAATTTTAGGTCCGATGATGGAATCAAATTTCAGAAGGTCTTTACTTATCGGGGAAGGTGATGTGTTCATCTTCTTCACAAGACCAATTTCTGCTGTTTTGATAGGATTAGCGGTTATTACATTGTTTACCCCTATAATTAAAGATCAATTTATTAAAAAAGATAGCACTAGTAATAAGGACTCAGAAGATAGAAAAGTAATTTAA